In the genome of Primulina eburnea isolate SZY01 chromosome 13, ASM2296580v1, whole genome shotgun sequence, the window CTGTTTGTCCCGAGGAAAACTACTTTCAGTGATGTCATGATCTTTTCTCTGACAAAATCTGAATGATTTTGTTCTATCACAAGCTTTGATTCAATCCCACGCCAACTAAACATGAAGGTAGAAAACggaaaacaaaaaagaaaacgAACCCTTTTTATGAGAAAAACACACTTAACTAAAAACACAGGTAAAGAGTTTAATACTGTTCCAAATTTTTACTTGCAGCAGATAACCTTGACTTTTTATTTAAGGTTTTCTCTGTGCCGCGCAAAGAGGAAAGAGAACAAAACATGCCTTAGTCAAAGCCTTCTTAAATACATCAAAATATAGCATAGATATCTACACCCACAAAACTCGAGCAGACAACGATAAAAATAAGTCTCCATCTCTAAATGATAGGtaactttttattatttttttagggTTTTGTTCAGTTACTGTCGATTCAGGCTGAGCCTTCAAGAAGACATTATACTCAGTGTAATTTTAATCAGAATTCTTTTTCGGACAAGAACATATGTATatgcatgaaataatgaatgaaATGTTGATTTAAGACACTCGGTCAAGATTTTACTTGTAACCACTCATTCTTGATATTGTCCATTTTCAGAGATGGGACAACGGCATACAGAGACAGTCGTGTCTTCCAAAAGAACACAAGTATTTATTCCTATAGATAGTATATAAATGGCGAACCAGGAAAAAAGAACAagaaaatttattgaatatatGAACCAACCTGTACAAAGATTGCTGAGCTGGGTTTCAATCTTGTTTAGAAAAGTCGTTGCTTCATCGTAAGGCCTTGACAGATCCGTTTTGTACTTCGCCAAAACATGACAGTACGTTTCCTTTATATGTAACAAAATTAAAACAAGAAAATTCAAGATAGATTGAATTGAATAATATGTTTGATTATGTGATTGAGAGAGGAAGAGATAGGGAGACCATAAACTCATCGAGTTCGGGATCAACTCCGATGCTCATCGAAACTGTCTCGCCTTGTTTAGATAATAAGTCTTTCTCTCTCCGGATTTCTTCTAGCAAACACGCTATCTCCGGGGGTGCTCCAACCTGATAAAAACGCAAATTATCAAACAAGCAGCCGCTAAATAATAGAAAAACAGTTAATTGACAAGAACTTTTCTTGACCACGTACAGCTAAATATCGAAGACCCTTTATTTGACATCAAAAGCAGAAACAGCCGACAAAATGGGACTTATTCATAATGCATGATAGTAGCAAATGGGACGGGTCATAATTCAGAAGTAAGTAACTATGTAATATATCGGTATCTGCTAGTTGGGTCAAATTAAGAAAAgattaaaattatttcaaagaaACTCGGATGAATATCCAAAATCAAACCTTTTGGCAGTCAATATAAGCATCTACCAATTTCGGGTACGAAGGATGCAAAGCGATCTTGGCCTTGATCACATTGGAAGCGTGTTCATCTTCATCTCCTTTTTTGCGAATTTTCAGATCGCCTGAAGTTGATTCCGACGCCACCACAGAACACGATCCAAACACCGGATTCCGATGAAAAACTTCGCCGGAGGCGATCAAAGAATTGTAGCTGTAGCCGTACGGCTGAAACGCAGCTGTAATCATCAGATTTTCGGGGGACATGAGCGCCTCGTCATCAGCTGAATGAAGTCCATACACGTCTTCCATTGAAAAAAGAATGAAGAATTTGATTCAAATTAAGACATGAATAGAAGAAGATAGACAGACGTAGAAAGTTGTAAGTGGAGAGTATTAGAGCATGTGTTTTTGTGGGtataacattttatttttcatagcATTTTTATTGGATAAAAGCATATGACTCAACACTGATTTATTTGGACTCCAACTTTATTGATTCTCGACCAAATATCAATAAAAACACCATTTTTTTATGACCATTCACCATGTAACTAAAGACGTAAATAATAGGTGCAGTGTCTGTGTCTTAGCTtggaaaattaaatttatctaTTCTATAACTTTTTTCGTACTAATGATATATAAATTACAATAAACTCTTGGAGTGAATCGAACAAATTAAGTACCaataattaaagaaaaagaTCCAAGGTATGGAAGACTCATGGGCATGCATGCTTAACTAAGGATGCCTGAAAAGTTCACCAtgtttctttaattaaaattattttatatataacttATTTATAAGTATGagatgtttaaaattttaatgattaAAAACTTATATTTACGTGTGAccttgaaataaaataacagAATAAGTTATTATTATGGTATCCGACACAAACTTGGTGCGGTCAAAAGATTGTTTCGGGATGAGATTTACTATGAAATAATGCAAAATGCAGAAGGACATTGTAGCAGCTCCATTATAATATAAATCTCTCTCCAAATACCAAAAGAtattataaaatacatttcttaaGGCGTCGGAATGGGTAGAGTAGATACTACCTGTGGGGGCAGTGCCTTCACAGGATCTCAGCCATTGATTTTACATGGTGATTAAATCTGAGCCTTTGATCACTTCATGAGGTGTATGTGTGTTTAAATCTGGACCTTTGATCACTTCATGGGGGCAGTGCCTCACAAAGTAGGGTGAAATAAACCGTCGGAATGTGTGTTGTTCCCAGAATCTAGCCAACCATGTTCTCGCTACAGTTTTATAAAATCCATGTATGATCGTTGACTGATTTAAAATTAactttttttagatttttttcccTTTATGGCCTTGTCAAAAAATAACAGTAAAGCAGCAGGAAACTTAAACAGATTAGCATCccttaattataattatagtaTAAAAAAAGTACAAATTCTGCTTTATTCGAAtaagtaaaaatataatatatatttgttcAAAGATTCTGAATAATAAAATCGAATTTAAACTAGATTCGTATTAAAATGCGATATATCAGTGGCCCCGCCCCTAGCaagaataataaaaatatgaccAACGACATCCACTTTATCGTTTaagatatattatataattctcGAAATTACAAATTCTAAGAAAGCGATAGATATTGTTTTTTAGCCATAAAGTCGTGCGTAAGTGGTGACTAATGATGGAAAATTAAGCAAGTGGCAATTCTTCCATTTAAATGATTTTGATAAGTCAGTCATAGAAAGCGCTTTTCTCATTGCTATGAATTTGATTTGCGATTAGCATGAAGTATAAAAACAGAAGCACGACGCATCCAAGATTTCTGGTATTCAAGCAAAGTTTTTTGGTTGATTCCCAACCCAATCAACAGGCCACTGAAGAAATACATAAAAGAATACCTACCGCTAAATGGTATACATTAACCAATATAAGCACAGATTCATATACAGAGAGACCTGGAATACCTTGTATCCCACCATATTACAAcaagaaaagaagaaaacgGGAGGAAAGATGCTGCATATGTTGTCTTGTCGCAATTCAGTCCCTCCAAGATCCTTTTCCACTTTTTAAGAGAGACACGTAGAGCAACTCGTTCCATGTATCTGGTACTCCAGGCAAGCACCAATGACTGCAATCTTGTGCGTGCACAGTCGCAGTATATTGTTGCCCTGCCTGATAATCTGGCCTATAAATGGATGGATGGCCATCTTTtctataatctgtgagacggctTATGTTTAAATAAATCACTGGAGTTTTCATATCCTCAAGTATACGCTCGAAAACTTTCATCTTTGCAGGATACTTTGCTAAGTGAGCTTTCTTGAAGATCGGTTCAATTTCTTTATGGCACAGACCTCCCGAGTTCCATGGTCCACCTCTGCAAGCAATCAGATACTAGAAGTTTGTGATACCCATTGCCACGAAAATTAACAACAAAGGAGTGTTCAACTACAATATCCTTCTAACTCATTTGACATCTAATTAGTAAATGATCACACCTGAAATGCGTGGCTGAGAATCCCCGGAAAACTATTTGAGTTCTCCTTTCGTCAATATTGCTATCCACCCAATGAGCCCAAGTGACAAGTGCCCGCTTGTACGCTTCCATAACTTTAAGTCTTGGATACACATAATTACCTTCCTGATAATAGTTTTCCCTGTAAAATCACAATTTTACCAAGTTAGACTGCATTTCATTTAAATTGCCTGTCACCTTGACTCTTCATCCTTGACCAACTTTGCATTTTTCTCCACTAGTTTTTTTCCTGTAAGCACAATGTTGGTCCATTTTTTTTGCCGTGAACATGAGTTTGCATACCAAATTTGTTGCCGATGAAGCAGGCATCTTTTTATCGTAACAGCAATACTCACCCATGGGATGTTTTCTCATGGGTCCACCAGTGTCCGGTATTAAATACTATTACATCCGCGTCACGATACATGGCAGTAGTCTCGTCCATCAAATCCAATCTTAGTGTTTCAAATGAAATGTTTTTGCCATTGAAAGTTGATTCCTTCACAAAAAAAGGAGAACTGACAAAGTCTATCGAGCAATTATAATCCTGCAAAAACAACCATGGCATGACGCACCGTTGGATAAATTCCAGCGATATTTTGGTATTAGTCCGAGTGGTTTTAGAGCACAATTACCTCAAATCTGAATGCATAGAAACCCTTTTTCTTGAATTCACTCCTCCCAGATATCTCATAAACTCGTTTTTTGTCCGAGATACTATGGCGAAGAAGGCAAACAAGGGACTCCCACATGTTCCTATTCAGTGAATCTCCAACAAATACTAACTTTTTCCCTCTAAGTCTCTCCAAAAATTCAGTCGCATTAAAGCTGAGAAACCATCGTGAATAACAAAACACAAACACGATTAGCTGGGACGGTCTGCTAAGACACAAATGTAATCAATCTCTGTATTCTAACACCATAACCAGCCAAGTACCAGGTAAACCAGGTAGAAAACATGCCAGTGTTGATTTCATTCTCAAATGCTTGAGAGCTAGATGACATGAATAACTACTAAGGTTTATCTCATCAAATATTCACACTCTATGCAAAGAATTCTTCATTTGATAATTTGGAGTTGCTATTTAGCTGACAATATGCCGACGCTTTCTTCTTGCACAAATTTCTAAATAACATTGACAAAATAAAAAGACTAtccaacaaaaacaaaacatagaCAACAATGATTAATAGATCCAATAAGACTGCATGCTTATTGATGTATAAACAACCAATATTTGAAGCAGATGCATATGAAGGCTCTTCCAATTTTAAAAAGTAGTTTTCAATAAATGTTTATCAATGCAAATAATGTGAACTGTAATTAGGTGCATTACCAGAAAATGCGTAATAACTAAAACAGATAAAGATAAAAACTACGTCATTCACATCCAAATTACAACACAAATTAAGCCGTACCTCAGGTTCGACAAATCAATTTAATGACACAGTAATCAGGATGGTTTCCATATTATCTATGACTACGAGCAACA includes:
- the LOC140808681 gene encoding protein trichome birefringence-like 2, coding for MVDLKNLTFSDQRRKRVSRFGLGIGLSFVVLSVVLFDISFKTPLFQGLHRFGSRSNNTFLSRPFSFSSTSTFSSALNDTGILRDSHHPVALNETLEEMSDPESRNFKNGSFVVGEERGRDGSQSDKNSIVSYLVDSSEKNESINVKESTLQGEDYGENSLVNSVEEHNKNGLKNEASEDKIGYLNSSISSYKECDIFNGRWVRDDKKPYYTPGSCPYVDKDFDCLVNGRPDDMFVKWKWQPYGCDIPTFNATEFLERLRGKKLVFVGDSLNRNMWESLVCLLRHSISDKKRVYEISGRSEFKKKGFYAFRFEDYNCSIDFVSSPFFVKESTFNGKNISFETLRLDLMDETTAMYRDADVIVFNTGHWWTHEKTSHGENYYQEGNYVYPRLKVMEAYKRALVTWAHWVDSNIDERRTQIVFRGFSATHFRGGPWNSGGLCHKEIEPIFKKAHLAKYPAKMKVFERILEDMKTPVIYLNISRLTDYRKDGHPSIYRPDYQAGQQYTATVHAQDCSHWCLPGVPDTWNELLYVSLLKSGKGSWRD